In Xylocopa sonorina isolate GNS202 chromosome 3, iyXylSono1_principal, whole genome shotgun sequence, one genomic interval encodes:
- the Sip1 gene encoding septin interacting protein 1 yields MSEDEVESFEITDYDLDNEFNINRPRRKLSKKQQMLGIWADDSDEEELSARPSFKTFDKGPKNYTTPVNFVAGGIQQAGKPKEETGDKDDDESDNESASRSQKEFPNSSSSEDERPTSMHSRTPYSLNIDGDIAGLRKKKHKVNPVLMQSGMGSWEVYTKGIGAKLLLQMGFEPGKGLGKQLQGISAPVEAHLRKGRGAIGAYGPEKAPKVPEKKKEDETEEGKDSKAKLSQWRKGDGNVAKKKVNYVYRSVDQVIEDGKLKPNKKVRISDEMSRVKVIDMTGPEQRILSGYHAIAGGQQRPDETAAVTDKKSKVNFSLPELQHNLNILVDMCEQYIIQNDRRTRCLSDRVVALEAEKKNLSKVIDQHGQLIDTLENVLAIVDRLIDDTNQLTLQETADAFKDLQDKYYEEYKMYELGELASSFVGPKIKECLMSWNPLLQPKQPIKLFEQWKNILESGTTTLQSRTMHPYDQLVWNSWMPSIRGATQQWACRQPEPLIELIEFWMPLLPSWILENILDMLVLPKLTLEVEEWNPLTDTVPIHTWIHPWLPLLRNRLDTLIYPIIRRKLGSALGGWHPSDRSARLMLQPWSNVFAKGDMEAFLVKNIIPKLQIALSEFVINPHQQHLDQWNWVYEWKELIPTHIMANLLDKFFFPKWLQVLALWLNHSPNYDQVTNWYMGWKNMLSEKILAEPLVKEHFKKALEMMNRAVSGPQSHQPGAMEQVSYLTSLERTQPSMSQMPPTAQPRMERLAEAVRTASQIPHGFKELVQKKCEERGILFMPIPNRYREAKQVYKVGNVQAYIDGNVLFVCHNGMNWMPTHLNALLDMSEL; encoded by the exons ATGTCAGAAGACGAAGTGGAAAGTTTTGAAATCACAGATTACGATCTTGACAATGAATTCAACATTAATCGTCCCAGACGTAAATTATCAAAAAAGCAACAAATGCTTG GTATTTGGGCAGATGATAGTGACGAAGAGGAATTATCCGCTAGACCATCGTTTAAAACTTTTGATAAAGGACCAAAAAATTATACAACTCCCGTGAATTTTGTAGCAGGCGGCATTCAACAAGCTGGAAAACCGAAAGAAGAAACGGGTGATAAAGATGATGACGAAAGTGACAATGAAAGTGCAAGCAGATCTCAAAAAGAATTTCCAAATAGTTCAAG TTCCGAAGATGAAAGACCAACCTCTATGCATTCACGTACACCCTACTCGTTAAATATAGATGGTGATATTGCAGGATTACGCAAAAAGAAGCACAAAGTGAATCCTGTATTAATGCAAAGTGGAATGGGCAGTTGGGAAGTCTACACAAAAGGTATTGGAGCTAAATTGTTGCTGCag ATGGGCTTTGAACCTGGAAAAGGACTAGGTAAACAATTACAAGGTATAAGTGCGCCAGTAGAGGCACACTTGAGAAAAGGCAGAGGCGCAATTGGTGCTTACGGTCCAGAAAAAGCACCAAAAGTTCCAGAGAAGAAAAAGGAGGATGAAACGGAAGAAGGAAAGGATTCCAAAGCTAAGTTATCACAATGGAGGAAAGGGGATGGGAATGTTGCTAAGAAGAAAGTAAATTATGTGTATCGGAGTGTTGATCAAGTTATAGAAGATGGAAAATTGAAACCGAACAAGAAAGTGAGAATATCTGATGAGATGAGTAGGGTTAAAGTTATAGACATGACTGGACCAGAGCAAAGAATTCTTAGCGGATATCACGCGATAGCTGGTGGTCAACAACGACCCGATGAAACCGCCGCGGTTACTGATAAAAAGTCAAAAGTGAACTTCTCGTTACCTGAACTCCAACATAATTTAAATATACTCGTGGATATGTGCGAACAGTACATTATACAAAATGATCGAAGGACAAGGTGTCTCAGTGATAGAGTGGTTGCGCTAGAAGCGGAGAAGAAAAATTTGTCGAAAGTTATAGATCAACACGGCCAGTTAATCGATACTTTGGAAAACGTTCTAGCGATAGTAGACAGATTGATAGATGATACGAATCAATTAACGTTGCAAGAAACCGCGGATGCTTTCAAAGATTTGCAAGATAAATATTACGAGGAATATAAAATGTACGAACTCGGTGAACTGGCTAGTAGTTTCGTTGGTCCCAAAATCAAGGAATGTCTCATGAGTTGGAATCCATTGCTGCAACCAAAACAACCTATCAAGTTGTTCGAACAGTGGAAGAATATCCTAGAAAGTGGTACCACTACTCTTCAGTCGAGAACCATGCACCCGTATGACCAGCTTGTTTGGAATTCTTGGATGCCATCGATTAGAGGCGCTACGCA acAATGGGCATGTAGGCAACCAGAACCGCTAATCGAATTGATAGAATTTTGGATGCCATTACTTCCAAGTTGGATATTGGAAAATATTTTAGATATGTTAGTTCTTCCGAAACTTACTCTAGAAGTAGAGGAATGGAATCCTCTTACCGATACAGTACCCATTCATACATGGATCCATCCGTGGTTACCACTTTTAC GGAATCGTTTGGATACATTGATATATCCGATAATAAGACGTAAATTAGGATCTGCACTGGGTGGCTGGCATCCGTCCGATAGATCTGCTAGACTTATGTTACAACCGTGGTCCAATGTCTTCGCGAAAGGAGACATGGAAGCCTTCTTGGTGAAGAATATAATTCCCAAGTTACAAATAGCACTGTCCGAGTTCGTTATAAACCCGCACCAACAACATTTGGACCAGTGGAACTGGGTTTACGAATGGAAGGAATTAATTCCAACCCACATAATGGCCAACTTGTTGGACAAATTCTTCTTCCCCAAATGGTTACAAGTTTTAGCTCTTTGGCTGAATCATTCGCCGAACTACGATCAGGTTACGAATTGGTACATGGGATGGAAAAACATGTTGAGCGAGAAAATATTAGCTGAACCGTTAGTGAAAG aACATTTCAAGAAAGCGTTAGAAATGATGAATAGAGCTGTTTCGGGGCCGCAGAGTCATCAGCCGGGCGCGATGGAACAAGTTTCGTATTTGACGAGTTTGGAAAGAACTCAGCCAAGCATGTCGCAAATGCCGCCAACTGCGCAGCCACGAATGGAG AGACTTGCCGAGGCGGTAAGAACAGCGTCACAGATACCTCATGGTTTCAAAGAGCTTGTTCAGAAGAAATGCGAAGAAAGGGGTATTTTGTTCATGCCCATACCGAATCGATATAGGGAAGCGAAACAGGTGTACAAAGTGGGCAATGTTCAAGCTTACATAGACGGAAATGTTTTATTCGTTTGTCACAATGGCATGAATTGGATGCCAACGCACTTAAACGCGTTACTGGACATGTCTGAACTCTAG
- the LOC143422484 gene encoding glucose dehydrogenase [FAD, quinone]-like, whose translation MINRQCPWPRGKALGGTSTLNYMIHTRGNKLDYNIWAALGNDGWSYKDVLQYFKKSENFQIPGIQNSTYHGDKGYLCVERVPYNTELAKAFLKAGVQLGYKVVDYNGEDQIGFSYIQANMDKGTRCSASKAYLRVNRPNLNIVTRAMVTKVLIDETTRRVYGVEYVHNNQRKKVYCSKEVILSAGTIDSAKLLMLSGIGPKDHLEELGIKVIQDLKVGYNMYEHVGFLGLVFLVNKPVALLGSRLARPSTLVQYLLNRNGPMSISGGAEALAFIRTKYAPDSRPDVELLFTSGSLHSDGGLVLKKALRISDETYDAVYKPIENRDAWSIWPIMQNPRSVGRLTLKSKDPFEPPKIEPNFFTHPADVEIILEGLKHAINVSRTEAFQEYGTKLYDAKVPGCTSFEFASDDYWRCAIKHLPSMMNHEIGTVKMGPITDPDAVVDPQLRVYGVQGLRVADASIMPTMPTGHVNAGIFMIGEKAADMVKAAWYT comes from the exons ATGATCAATCGGCAGTGTCCCTGGCCGCGTGGAAAAGCTCTGGGTGGTACCAGCACCCTTAACTACATGATACATACGCGTGGTAACAAGCTCGATTATAATATCTGGGCCGCGTTGGGGAACGACGGTTGGTCTTACAAGGACGTTCTTCAATATTTCAAGAAGAGCGAAAACTTCCAAATACCAG GCATACAGAATTCAACGTACCACGGAGACAAAGGCTACTTATGCGTCGAACGCGTGCCGTACAATACAGAGCTGGCGAAAGCATTCCTGAAAGCGGGCGTGCAGCTCGGCTACAAGGTCGTCGATTACAACGGCGAGGACCAAATTGGTTTCTCGTACATCCAAGCCAACATGGACAAAGGCACCAGGTGTAGCGCCTCGAAGGCGTATCTGCGCGTCAACAGGCCGAACCTTAACATCGTGACGCGCGCGATGGTCACCAAAGTTCTCATAGACGAGACCACCAGACGCGTCTACGGTGTTGAATACGTGCACAACAATCAACGCAAAAAGGTGTACTGTTCCAAAGAAGTAATCCTATCGGCTGGTACCATAGACTCCGCCAAGTTGTTGATGCTATCCGGGATAGGTCCCAAGGATCACTTGGAGGAACTAGGGATCAAAGTGATCCAGGACTTAAAAGTGGGCTACAACATGTACGAACACGTGGGCTTTTTGGGTCTCGTATTTTTGGTGAACAAGCCAGTAGCGTTGTTAGGAAGCAGACTGGCCAGACCATCTACTTTGGTGCAGTACCTCCTGAACAGAAACGGGCCGATGTCGATTTCTGGGGGCGCGGAAGCGCTAGCGTTCATCAGGACTAAATACGCGCCCGATAGTAGACCGGACGTCGAGCTATTGTTCACTTCCGGCTCCCTACACTCGGACGGAGGTCTAGTGCTGAAAAAGGCTCTGCGTATATCCGACGAGACGTACGACGCTGTGTACAAACCGATCGAGAACCGCGATGCCTGGTCGATCTGGCCAATCATGCAGAACCCTAGAAGCGTAGGGAGGCTCACTTTGAAGTCGAAGGACCCGTTCGAGCCGCCCAAGATCGAACCCAACTTCTTCACGCACCCGGCTGACGTCGAGATTATTTTGGAAGGATTGAAACACGCTATTAATGTATCTAGGACTGAAGCGTTTCAAGAATATGGCACTAAACTCTACGATGCGAAGGTCCCTGGGTGTACGAGCTTCGAGTTCGCCAGTGACGATTATTGGCGTTGCGCTATCAAACACTTACCCTCGATGATGAACCACGAAATTGGTACGGTCAAAATGGGACCCATAACTGACCCCGACGCTGTGGTGGACCCGCAGTTGAGGGTGTACGGGGTCCAAGGGCTGAGGGTGGCGGACGCGTCCATCATGCCTACCATGCCTACCGGTCACGTGAACGCGGGTATTTTCATGATCGGCGAAAAGGCGGCTGATATGGTCAAAGCAGCCTGGTATACGTAA
- the LOC143422112 gene encoding glucose dehydrogenase [FAD, quinone] — protein MFQEMTQPDVTPVSNSRYDFIVVGAGTAGATIASRLSEVKNFTVLLIEAGTEETLFMDVPFLAGYLQLAGLDIQHKTEPSDRYCRGMEDHRCNWPSGKVMGGSSVVNNLIATRGNAKDYDRWADLGNDGWAYRDVLKYFKKMENMQIPQLRQNIEYHGRDGPVMIEYANYQSKLLKTFLEAGQELGYPLVDYNGAQQIGFSQIQSTSYQSYRMSSNKAYLVGKKRRNLDVTKMSTVRRILIDRNSKRAIGVEFVKRYRRYTVYADKEVILCAGAIGSAQLLMLSGIGPAEHLRELDIDLVKDAKVGDNLMDHVAYGGLTFTTEQPVSTVIHNILNPTEPYLRDYLINRRGQITSNGGFEAIAFLDTENPTNRDGLPDLELLLIDASVYFSLGNMVNFGINQELRERFSRLQSGFSWGLLPILLRPQSRGTIRLVSKDVNVSPKIIPNYLDHPDDIRILINGIREGTRIGSTRAMQKFGSNLYNETVSECRRYPFNSDDYWLCNLRSETFTVYHYSGTCKMGPESDSDAVVDPTLKVIGIKGLRVADASVMPEIPSGDTNIPVYMIAEKLSDMVKQEWGYSND, from the exons ATGTTCCAAGAAATGACGCAACCGGACGTGACACCGGTGTCCAATTCCCGGTACGATTTCATCGTGGTAGGCGCGGGTACAGCGGGAGCGACGATAGCCTCGAGATTGAGCGAAGTGAAGAATTTCACCGTGCTACTGATCGAGGCTGGCACAGAGGAAACGCTGTTCATGGACGTCCCTTTTCTGGCGGGCTACTTGCAGCTAGCCGGCCTCGACATTCAACACAAAACGGAACCGTCGGACAGGTACTGCAGAGGGATGGAGGATCACAGATGTAATTGGCCTAGCGGCAAAGTGATGGGCGGATCGAGCGTCGTCAACAATCTGATCGCGACCAGAGGCAACGCGAAGGATTACGATCGATGGGCCGATTTGGGTAACGACGGATGGGCGTACAGGGACGTACTGAAATACTTCAAGAAGATGGAAAACATGCAAATCCCCCAGCTGAGGCAAAACATCGAGTACCACGGGAGGGATGGACCGGTGATGATAGAGTACGCGAATTATCAGTCCAAGTTGTTGAAAACCTTCCTCGAAGCCGGGCAAGAACTGGGTTACCCTTTAGTGGATTACAACGGGGCACAGCAGATTGGTTTCTCGCAGATACAGTCGACCTCGTACCAAAGCTATCGTATGAGCAGCAACAAGGCTTACCTGGTTGGCAAGAAGCGGAGGAACCTCGACGTAACCAAGATGAGCACGGTGCGCAGGATACTGATAGACAGGAATAGCAAACGAGCAATTGGGGTGGAATTTGTCAAGAGGTACCGCCGTTACACGGTGTACGCGGACAAAGAAGTGATTCTTTGCGCGGGGGCCATCGGTTCCGCGCAGTTGTTGATGCTATCGGGAATTGGGCCGGCTGAACACTTACGAGAACTCGATATCGACCTAGTAAAAGACGCAAAAGTCGGCGATAACCTGATGGACCATGTAGCGTACGGTGGACTGACGTTCACCACCGAACAACCGGTGAGTACAGTGATACACAACATTTTGAACCCTACGGAACCGTACCTGAGGGACTACCTGATCAATCGGAGAGGACAAATAACCAGCAATGGTGGTTTCGAGGCGATCGCCTTCCTCGACACGGAGAATCCGACTAACAGAGATGGCCTCCCGGATCTGGAGCTATTACTTATAGACGCTTCGGTCTATTTCTCTCTGGGCAACATGGTGAATTTTGGCATCAATCAAGAGCTTCGGGAGAGATTCTCGAGATTACAGAGTGGCTTCTCGTGGGGGTTGCTTCCGATACTGTTGCGTCCGCAAAGTCGAGGTACGATAAGGCTCGTGTCCAAGGACGTGAACGTGAGTCCAAAAATAATTCCCAATTATCTGGATCATCCGGATGATATTAGGATACTGATAAACGGAATTAGAGAGGGCACCAGAATTGGTAGTACGAGGGCGATGCAGAAGTTTGGCTCGAACCTTTACAACGAAACGGTGTCCGAGTGCAGGAGGTATCCGTTCAACTCTGACGATTATTGGCTATGCAATTTGAGGAGCGAAACGTTCACTGTTTATCACTATAGCGGAACTTGCAAAATGGGTCCTGAGAGCGACAGTGACGCCGTGGTCGACCCTACTTTGAAG GTAATCGGTATTAAAGGATTAAGAGTAGCTGACGCCTCCGTAATGCCAGAAATTCCATCGGGCGATACGAACATTCCCGTCTACATGATCGCGGAGAAACTCTCGGACATGGTTAAACAGGAGTGGGGATACTCGAATGACTGA